One genomic segment of Lampris incognitus isolate fLamInc1 chromosome 2, fLamInc1.hap2, whole genome shotgun sequence includes these proteins:
- the klhdc8a gene encoding kelch domain-containing protein 8A has product MAVPSAHEFHWQNLAPLPSGRVYHTLAEVGDQMYILGGCDVAGRPCPALELYSPEGDQWVSLPPMPTPRAGAAVVVLGKQILVVGGVGEDQSPLKVVEVYNTEEGKWRKRSALREALMGVTITVKDSRALAVGGMGADLFPRSILQQYDLRKDVWAQLPPMPTPRYDATAHLLGNKIYVAGGRQCKRVVKSFEVYDSEARLWSTLPMMPCKRSYGGVLWDSAGRLCLLGGLRQGGGHQSSKFTKNVNIFDTSQGVWLKSEETNRYLYSLSISQVPSPANEILYVKEEEYL; this is encoded by the exons ATGGCAGTGCCCTCAGCCCATGAGTTCCATTGGCAGAACCTCGCACCCCTCCCCAGTGGTCGCGTATACCACACACTGGCAGAGGTCGGGGATCAGATGTACATCCTGGGGGGTTGTGATGTCGCAGGGAGGCCCTGCCCTGCCCTTGAACTGTACTCTCCTGAG GGAGACCAGTGGGTTAGCTTGCCCCCAATGCCAACCCCTCGTGCTGGGGCAGCTGTGGTGGTGCTTGGGAAGCAAATCCTGGTGGTGGGGGGAGTCGGAGAGGACCAGAGCCCCCTGAAGGTGGTGGAGGTGTACAACACAGAGGAAGGGAAGTGGAGGAAGAGAAGTGCCCTCCGAGAGGCTCTCATGGGTGTCACCATCACAGTGAAAG ACAGCAGAGCCTTGGCAGTCGGGGGAATGGGGGCTGACTTATTTCCTCGAAGTATCCTACAACAGTATGACTTGAGAAAGGACGTGTGGGCGCAGCTGCCCCCTATGCCAACCCCTCGGTACGACGCCACTGCGCATCTCTTGGGGAATAAAATCTATGTTGCAG GTGGGCGCCAGTGTAAGCGGGTGGTGAAGTCTTTTGAGGTGTACGACTCGGAGGCTCGTCTCTGGAGTACACTTCCCATGATGCCGTGTAAGCGTTCGTACGGGGGTGTCTTGTGGGACAGCGCTGGGAGGCTGTGTCTGCTAGGCGGGCTGCGCCAGGGAGGGGGACACCAGAGCTCAAAGTTCACCAAGAATGTCAACATTTTTGACACCAGCCAAG GAGTGTGGCTGAAGTCGGAGGAGAC TAACAGATATCTttactctctctccatttctcaggTACCCAGCCCTGCCAATGAGATTCTCTATGTGAAGGAGGAGGAGTACCTGTAG